One region of Scophthalmus maximus strain ysfricsl-2021 chromosome 15, ASM2237912v1, whole genome shotgun sequence genomic DNA includes:
- the LOC118286587 gene encoding GTPase IMAP family member 9 has product MSGVKYQGFRGATDSYERRIVLVGKTGVGKSAAGNTILGREAFESELSPSSLTAECQKAKGDVGGRRVAVIDTPGLFDTNFTQEEVLKRIKMCISLSAPGPHAFLVVLQLGRFTQEEKETIKMIQNTFGEDAAEYTMVLFTHGDQLRKQTIEGYISESADLQTIIRRCYGHYHVFNNEIKDPVQTIELLAKIDKMTMANNGKYYTNEMFIRAEEAIEKEKERLLKEMEVQRQKELDDLRAKLAARAYHREERRVHVRYENEARTRAERSNEFTAAPAIAIATACGAAVGGLIGIAGGPIGMVVGVAAGAAVGATIGALSVKVSERCHVQ; this is encoded by the exons ATGAGTGGGGTAAAATATCAAG GGTTCCGAGGTGCCACAGATTCGTATGAAAGAAGGATTGTCCTCGTTGGGAAGACTGGAGTGGGGAAGAGCGCGGCAGGAAACACCATCTTGGGGAGAGAAGCATTTGAGTCTGAACTGTCTCCGTCTTCTTTGACGGCTGAATGCCAGAAAGCCAAGGGGGATGTTGGAGGTCGAAGGGTTGCTGTCATCGACACTCCAGGACTGTTTGACACTAATTTCACCCAAGAAGAAGTCTTGAAGAGGATCAAGATGTGCATCTCATTGTCTGCTCCTGGTCCTCATGCCTTCCTGGTGGTTCTTCAGCTGGGCAGGTTCAcccaggaggagaaggaaaccaTCAAAATGATTCAGAACACTTTTGGCGAAGATGCTGCTGAATACACAATGGTGTTGTTCACTCATGGAGACCAGCTGAGGAAGCAAACTATAGAGGGCTATATTTCAGAGAGTGCTGACCTGCAAACCATCATCCGGAGGTGTTACGGCCATTACCACGTCTTTAACAATGAAATCAAAGACCCTGTACAAACCATCGAACTCCTGGCCAAAATTGACAAGATGACCATGGCTAACAATGGAAAATACTACACCAATGAAATGTTCATAAGAGCAGAGGAAGCCATCGAGAAGGAGAAAGAGCGACTCCTGAAGGAGATGGAAGtgcagaggcagaaagagcTGGACGATTTGAGAGCAAAATTGGCTGCAAGGGCTTACcacagggaggagagacgggTGCATGTGAGATACGAGAATGAAGCCAGGACCAGAGCTGAAAGATCAAATGAGTTCACTGCTGCCCCAGCGATTGCTATTGCAACAGCATGTGGTGCTGCCGTTGGAGGTCTGATTGGAATTGCAGGAGGTCCGATTGGTATGGTAGTCGGAGttgcagctggagcagctgttGGAGCGACCATTGGTGCTTTATCAGTGAAAGTCTCTGAGCGTTGCCATGTGCAGTAA